Part of the Natrarchaeobius halalkaliphilus genome is shown below.
CCACGGGCGAGACGTCTCCGACGAAGACGTGGCACCATACATAGAACACCTGTCATAGATCCGTCCAGATCTGCGGAATCGGTTCCGTCGGCACATCGAACCCGACCGCGGACAGACGACAATCCGTTCCAGAGACTGCGTCCCGTTTTCGGAACTGTACTCGATAATCGCAATACGGCCTTAATACCGTGTGTGACCCACTCTCAAACGAAGGAGAACCGATGACGACAGACGACCTGCGACACACCGCAACACAGCGTAAGGGAGAGATCGAGCACGGTCTCGACGCCGGCGGCCACCTCGAGTTCATCGATTGGCTCGAGGCAAATCCGGAAGACGGAGCCCTCGAGTTCCGAGCGACGGGCGATACCGAAGCGGTTGCCAATCGCACCACCGCGACGATCGGTGACTGGGCCCTCGGCGGCGAGGAGATGGGAGGCGATCGAGAACACGTCCTCGAGTTCGGCCTTCCTCCGGAGTTAGAGGAGGCGATGGCGTACGTCGAGCCGACCGATCGGTACGAGGCCATCGAAGGCGCGCTCGCGGGACTCACCGCCTGCATCAACGGAACGATCGTGTGGAACGCGATCCGAGAGGGGATCGACGTCGACGAAGTCACGACGACCGTTCGTGCGCCCGTCGATCTTCGTGCCTTGTTCGGCATTCACGACGTCGAGAAGGTACACGACATGTACGGCGAACTCGAGATCGACGTCGACGTGACCGGTGATCTGAGCGCCGAAGAGCGATCGATGGTCCGTGAGTTCCCGAAGCGGTCCCCCGTCTACAACCTCGTGACGCTGGAACACCCGAACAGACCGCGCCTCGAGATTCACTCGACAGAGTGAGCACGACCCGTATTTTTACCCGGAACGCCTCGTGCGTTTGAGACCGTGGCGTCGTCCGATACCGGCGGAGGCTCGTGCACTCGGTGTCCGATACCGGCGGAGGCTCGAGCGCCCGCCTCTCGGTGGGGAGAGGCGCGGTCGAGCAACGGTTTCGAACTCGTCGGGGAGATTGCCTGACTGCGGTCGCAACCCGGTTATGCTCGCTCGTCGACGTCGTCCATCCGATTGCTGTAGTCCCAGCTATAGACCTCTCGAGGATCGATTCGAATGCAGACTTCCTCGCGGTCGTCGTCGAGTAACCGCCTGGCGAGGGCGGATTCGTCTCCGCCGAGATACCGGTCGACGAGCGCACGGAGAACCGCGGTGCCGTCGTCGGGCGAAACGGTGACGGTTCCGGTTCCCCTGATTCCCCGATAGGGAATCCGGTTCGTCGAAACGTCGAACGCGACTGCCGACTCGTCGCGAAGGAACCGTACCAGATGCGCACTCGCCTGCGTTGCACACTCGAGTGAGCCGTCGTGATAGCGATACCACAGCGTGACGAGCCACAATGATCCATCGGGCCTGTGGGTCGCCAGGCGGATCGGGACGGTGGCGTCTCGAAGGAAGGCCATGACTTCAGCTTCGGTCCACGAGCCGTTGAATTCGGTCACGTGGTTCCGTTTGCGTCGCAGATGCAAAGTTCGGATGGTGGCAGTCGTCGTTCGGTCCGCTGGTCGTATCCGATCACGAACCGTTCGCGTCTGATTCGACGGGAACCTCGATCGTCACGCTGGTTCCTCGCGGCTCACGATCGGCGTATTCGACGTCGGCATCCAGCTCGACCGCGGCCCACCTGATCATCCACATCCCGAGGCCGGAGCCGTGCTCGAGCGCCGTTTCACGACCTGATTTGACCGTGTCAACTTCGTGGAACGGAACTCCCGGACCGTCGTCCTCGATCGTGACGAGGAGGGTTTCGACTCCGACTCCAGGTTCACCGGGTTCATCGAGTTCGAGCGTTAGCCGCGCCCAGGCACCTCCGTTCGGACGCTCATGACCGTCGCTGTCGTGGTGTTGGAGAGCGTTCTCGAGGCTGTTTTCGACGATCGAGTGCAAGGCAGCGTGGCGAACCGGGACCGTTATCTCGCCGTTCGTTTCGGTGTCGATGGTCGCGGTCGGATACCGCTTGCGAAGATCGTCGGCGATTTGTTCGACGAGATCGGTCACCGAGACGGTCGTCGGTGACTCCTCGCCCAACAGTTCGTCGACGGAGCCCGATTTATCTCCGAGTGCTGCCAGCGAACCGCCGCTCTGTTCGATCGCCTCTGCCATCCTCGCCAGCTCCGGGTCGTCGATCCGCTCGGTGAGGATCGCACCGTACCCGTGGACGACGCTCGCGTCGTTTCGAAGGTTGTGACGCAGGATCCGATTGAGTACCTCGAGTTGTTGTCGGCGTCGTTCACGGCCGGTGATGTCGGAACAGACCACGATGTACCCGACGTGGGTTCCGTCAGGATCCGTAAGCGTCGAGGGCGAGATCGCGTACGTCCGCGGACTGTACGTCGATCCGACTTCGATCGGATCGATGTCGGCGCCCGATTCGACCGCGTCACCGATGTCCGCAGCCAGCAGATCGTCGACGGAGCGCTCGATCGCGTCGTCGGTCGAAACGCCGAGCATGGTTTCTGCGGCAGCGTTGAGGCGGACGACCTCGCGTTCCGCGGTGAGAACGAGGATCGGATCGGAGAGGTCGTCGATGGCCGACCGTTCGGCGGCGCGGACGGTCGTCGGGTTGCGCTCGAACATGTCGACGCGCCCGAACGCGTACGCATCGAGGACGACGTGGGGGAGAAACAGGATCGGCGCGAGGTTCAACTGCGGGACCGGACCGAGTTCGAACGTCCACGCGATCAGTGCCAGTCCGGGCGGAAGCGTACTCAGCGCGACCGCGGTCGTTTCGCGTCGAAACAGCGGGCCGTAACTGATGAAGGTATCGACGAGCAAGAAGACGCCGCTGGCGACGGCGAGCGTACAGACGGCGACGATCAGGTACGCCCACGGACCGAAGGTGTACGTGACAGTGGCGACGCCGAAGCTGGGCGACAACTCGAGACCGCTCCACACGAGTCCGTGACTCCCGTTCGTGACGACGACGAGACTCGAGAGAGCGCCGAACCCGACGAGGGCACGAAAAGGAATTTCGTGAACGATCTGTCCGCGGCCCGTATATTTGAGTGCGAAGCCGAGAAACGTGATTCCCGTCCAGACGATTCCAAGCCACGTCAGTGCCTCGAACGCAGTTCTAACCGTCACATCGAAAATCAGTAAAGAAAATCCATAGGAGACACACCAGATCGTCTGGGCGACGAAAACGCCGAGAAACCAGGTGACGCCCGGCTTTCCGCGGTGACGATACAGAAACGCACCGAGCGCTATCGAGCCGAGACCAGCACTGATCGACCCCACGACCGGCCAGCCAACGGGAAGACCAGTGCCAAACATCGACTCTCTACCGGTTTCTCGCCCTCACAAATGTGTCCACCGGATGACCGCCGCCTCGATGTCCGACATCGACTCCGACCGTGAGCCCCGACGGACGTCGCCAAACGGATTCTCGAGGGGGCTGTGGTCGGCGTCGACCGACGGCGGACCGGGTCGCTCTTTAAGTACCTCTCGTTCCAAGGTGTAGATACGAGGAGTATTTTATTCTCAGGAGCCGGAGGCGAGCGGTTTCGACGCCATCCACGCGCCGACGAGTGTGACTCGAGCGAGCATTTTTCCGTCTTCCTCTCGGACCGACAGACGAGATGAGAGACGACGGTGTCGAACCCGAATCGGACTCCGGACTCGAGGACGTATCGACGGTCGAAGGCCGACGAGAACCGGACCGTCGCCGCCGTCTCGAGACGCGGGCCGGCTCCGGCTCGCTCTCTCGAGCGGACGTACGGCGGGACTCGACGGTTCGTCGGTGGGGCGTCGTCACGCCGAGTGCGACCGTGATCGGTCGCCCCGACTCGCCGGAGGGTGACCTCTCGGAGAGCATTCGCCGCCTCCACGACGAACAGCACGCGGCGACGCCGGGGTACAGCGAGCGCGCACACCACCTCGATCGGTTGCGGACCACGCAGGCGTTGTGTAACGCACTCGAGGTAACACCCTGGCAGCGCGACCTCGCACTCGGCGTCATGGACGAAATCGATCTGACGGAGTTTGGCAGCCAGCGGGCGATCTCGAAGGTCGCGCTGGTCGTGATCAGACACGTCGTCGACGCGGACCGGCAGGCGTACTTCGGGCTCGACGACATCGACACCCAGGCACTGTCGGCCGATCGGATGGACGAACTCTTCGGTCAGTACCGCGCCCACGACATCACCGACGAGTCGACCTTCCGCCGTCTCGCCGGCCAGATCGGTCTCGATACGACCAGTCTGAACCGCCTCCGTCGCGTACTGCGGGCCCAGCTCGAGGACGAACTACCGGCGTACGGACGAAACCCCTACCGCGATCCCAACCTCCCCGAACCGAGTCTGGGGAGTGACGAACCCGACGTCGATGAGACTCCGGGGTGACGAACCTACTGCTGATGTGAGGAGTCGCCAACTCAGCGTTGATCCGAGAGATCACAACTCGGCGCTAAGCGTCCCTCACTCGAGTTTCTCGAGTCCTCGGAAGAAGTCCGCCTTCGGTCCGACGAGCCTGACGGGTTCGTCCGCGAGCGAGACGGAGACCGCGACCGGTGGCTCGAGGCGTCGCCGGTTGCGGCCGTCGCTGATCACGTAGGCCGTCTCGACGTCGGAGACGGTGAGCGTGAGTTCGGAATCGGGTTCGACGACCAGCGGCGGCATCGAGTCGATCGCGGCCATCTGCGTGACGATCAGGGCGTCGGTCGACGGGTGAACGAGCGGTCCTCCCTCGCTCAAATTGTACGCGGTCGAACCCGTCGGGGTCGCGACGAGGACGCCATCGGAGTGATTCTCGGCGTATCGTTCGCCGTCGATTCGAACCTCGATCGTCGCACCGCCGCCGTGGCCGCGACGCGGTCCGTGAACGACGATCTCGTTGAGTGCGGGCTCGAGTGTCCAGTCGTTCTCGCAGGTCGCCTGCAGTCGGTCGAGCGTTCGGCCCTCGGCTGGATTTCCCCGCCGATACTGCTCGACGAGGGTCGTGACGGCTTCGACGGCGTCTTCGGGGGAGACGGCGTTGAGAAAGCCGACCTCACCGAGGTTGACTCCGAGGATCGGCGTCGAGCCGACTTCGCGTGCGACGAACAGGAGCGTTCCGTCGCCGCCGATACTCACCACGAGATCGCGACCGGCCATCGCATCGACTGGCACGGAAGTCGCATCGACGGCTTCGCCGGTCGCTTCGTCGACGACGAGGTCGTCTCCCTCGCGATCGAATCCGAGGGCGTCGACCAGCGCTTCGGTGAGTTCCTGTGCTCGCTCGTTACCACGTTGGGCGACGATTCCGACGGCGGCGTCCATCGTCGGCGGATACCCGTTCCGGGGTCAAAAAGCCACGCTTCGGCCGGCAACAACATTCATCCCGCTGGACTGACTGCACGTAGGTGAACGAGCCGTCTTTATCGCTCTCGAGGAGTGCCGAGAGCGGGTGATGCACACGCCACCGAGAAGGGGTTCGCCTTCGACGAGTACGTCCCGGACGACCGTCTCGCGATCGAGCTTCAAAAGATCAGGGACGCAAATCACGCCCGCGAGAAAAAGCCATACGGAATCACCGGTGACGGACTCTCGGTGTACCAGCAGGGCAACCTCTTTTGAGCGGCGAGCGCGCCACATTCGGATCGGTAAACGCGTCTTTCGCCGTCGAAGCTGTCTGTTCGCCCTCCATACTTTTGCGCCCGTGTCCGCCACGTCGAACACGGTCCAGCGGACGGCGAGCGACGAAACGCGTTCCCGCGACGACGTAGCAGCGTACATCGAACACCTCGCAGAGGTGTTTGCGACCGTCGACTGTAC
Proteins encoded:
- a CDS encoding OsmC family protein, producing the protein MTTDDLRHTATQRKGEIEHGLDAGGHLEFIDWLEANPEDGALEFRATGDTEAVANRTTATIGDWALGGEEMGGDREHVLEFGLPPELEEAMAYVEPTDRYEAIEGALAGLTACINGTIVWNAIREGIDVDEVTTTVRAPVDLRALFGIHDVEKVHDMYGELEIDVDVTGDLSAEERSMVREFPKRSPVYNLVTLEHPNRPRLEIHSTE
- a CDS encoding pyridoxamine 5'-phosphate oxidase family protein; this translates as MTEFNGSWTEAEVMAFLRDATVPIRLATHRPDGSLWLVTLWYRYHDGSLECATQASAHLVRFLRDESAVAFDVSTNRIPYRGIRGTGTVTVSPDDGTAVLRALVDRYLGGDESALARRLLDDDREEVCIRIDPREVYSWDYSNRMDDVDERA
- a CDS encoding histidine kinase N-terminal 7TM domain-containing protein, whose amino-acid sequence is MFGTGLPVGWPVVGSISAGLGSIALGAFLYRHRGKPGVTWFLGVFVAQTIWCVSYGFSLLIFDVTVRTAFEALTWLGIVWTGITFLGFALKYTGRGQIVHEIPFRALVGFGALSSLVVVTNGSHGLVWSGLELSPSFGVATVTYTFGPWAYLIVAVCTLAVASGVFLLVDTFISYGPLFRRETTAVALSTLPPGLALIAWTFELGPVPQLNLAPILFLPHVVLDAYAFGRVDMFERNPTTVRAAERSAIDDLSDPILVLTAEREVVRLNAAAETMLGVSTDDAIERSVDDLLAADIGDAVESGADIDPIEVGSTYSPRTYAISPSTLTDPDGTHVGYIVVCSDITGRERRRQQLEVLNRILRHNLRNDASVVHGYGAILTERIDDPELARMAEAIEQSGGSLAALGDKSGSVDELLGEESPTTVSVTDLVEQIADDLRKRYPTATIDTETNGEITVPVRHAALHSIVENSLENALQHHDSDGHERPNGGAWARLTLELDEPGEPGVGVETLLVTIEDDGPGVPFHEVDTVKSGRETALEHGSGLGMWMIRWAAVELDADVEYADREPRGTSVTIEVPVESDANGS
- a CDS encoding DNA-directed RNA polymerase subunit epsilon, which gives rise to MRDDGVEPESDSGLEDVSTVEGRREPDRRRRLETRAGSGSLSRADVRRDSTVRRWGVVTPSATVIGRPDSPEGDLSESIRRLHDEQHAATPGYSERAHHLDRLRTTQALCNALEVTPWQRDLALGVMDEIDLTEFGSQRAISKVALVVIRHVVDADRQAYFGLDDIDTQALSADRMDELFGQYRAHDITDESTFRRLAGQIGLDTTSLNRLRRVLRAQLEDELPAYGRNPYRDPNLPEPSLGSDEPDVDETPG
- a CDS encoding NAD(+)/NADH kinase yields the protein MDAAVGIVAQRGNERAQELTEALVDALGFDREGDDLVVDEATGEAVDATSVPVDAMAGRDLVVSIGGDGTLLFVAREVGSTPILGVNLGEVGFLNAVSPEDAVEAVTTLVEQYRRGNPAEGRTLDRLQATCENDWTLEPALNEIVVHGPRRGHGGGATIEVRIDGERYAENHSDGVLVATPTGSTAYNLSEGGPLVHPSTDALIVTQMAAIDSMPPLVVEPDSELTLTVSDVETAYVISDGRNRRRLEPPVAVSVSLADEPVRLVGPKADFFRGLEKLE